Proteins from one Sulfurovum sp. TSL1 genomic window:
- a CDS encoding helix-turn-helix domain-containing protein, translating into MSKKEFSKNLNITTASYFNYVGKKRQIPIDLAILLNQKYQVSMDWLLLGKGDMYIDTLSLNIDKLDNLHKKILSFSLARAYDNDEVELFFESIKEYNIFSNLKLKFNNIGQEYTFFKKLISGKRDKNSFILIFAKVLKSFKEDTLKRKEIREDSAKEFLLKLVSEYELKLIEDRAKHFLTPGEKRELINWIEIELSNLDAYVILKNIPEVLEVLRKEINIYNKKAF; encoded by the coding sequence ATGTCAAAAAAAGAGTTTTCTAAAAATTTAAATATTACTACAGCATCATATTTTAATTATGTTGGGAAAAAAAGACAAATACCTATTGATTTAGCTATTTTATTAAATCAGAAATATCAGGTTTCAATGGATTGGTTATTATTAGGCAAAGGAGACATGTATATTGATACTCTTTCTCTAAATATAGACAAATTAGATAATTTACACAAAAAAATATTATCTTTTTCTTTAGCTAGGGCGTATGATAATGATGAAGTAGAACTTTTTTTTGAATCGATCAAAGAATATAATATTTTTAGTAATTTGAAACTGAAATTTAATAATATTGGGCAAGAGTATACATTTTTTAAAAAATTAATTTCAGGAAAACGAGATAAAAACAGTTTTATTCTGATTTTTGCTAAAGTACTCAAATCTTTTAAAGAAGATACTTTGAAAAGGAAGGAGATTAGGGAAGATTCTGCAAAAGAATTTTTACTTAAATTGGTTTCTGAGTATGAACTGAAGCTAATAGAAGATCGGGCAAAACATTTCCTTACTCCTGGAGAGAAAAGAGAATTAATAAATTGGATAGAAATTGAACTATCCAACCTTGATGCGTATGTTATTTTAAAAAATATTCCCGAGGTATTAGAAGTTTTACGTAAAGAAATTAATATATATAATAAAAAAGCCTTCTAA
- a CDS encoding helix-turn-helix domain-containing protein: MGKLIKKFKNNFTQVPNTIIKDKRLSFKAKGLYMHLVSKPDNWVYYVKEFEKSSKDGRDSIQSGLKELEKYEYLIRVRTKDTYGRFSSFDYYIYAEPLNGFSVGWKNGQSGEPSDGQSSPTNTKSTNTDLTNTDCRYENVGEFRNYIRQHFINKDILTAQDKNTNQIYIISVGPDGKLYDKKGTRFTADRSLEMWNDLFKYYLRHQLDFQKSNYVNRF; this comes from the coding sequence ATGGGAAAGTTAATAAAGAAGTTTAAAAATAATTTTACCCAAGTACCAAATACTATTATTAAAGATAAGAGACTTTCATTTAAAGCAAAAGGTCTATATATGCACTTAGTATCCAAGCCAGATAATTGGGTGTATTATGTAAAAGAATTTGAAAAATCTTCTAAAGATGGGAGAGATAGTATTCAGAGTGGCCTTAAAGAATTAGAAAAATATGAGTACTTAATTCGTGTACGTACTAAAGATACGTATGGTCGCTTTAGCAGCTTTGATTATTACATTTATGCTGAACCATTAAACGGGTTTTCCGTCGGATGGAAAAACGGTCAATCGGGGGAACCATCAGACGGACAATCCTCCCCTACTAATACTAAATCTACTAACACAGATTTAACTAATACTGACTGTAGGTATGAGAACGTAGGAGAGTTTAGAAATTATATTAGACAACACTTTATAAATAAAGACATACTGACGGCACAAGACAAAAATACAAACCAAATTTATATTATTTCTGTTGGTCCTGATGGAAAGCTCTATGATAAAAAGGGTACTAGGTTTACCGCAGATCGTTCACTAGAAATGTGGAATGATCTATTTAAATATTATTTAAGACATCAACTTGATTTTCAGAAATCGAACTATGTTAATAGATTTTAA
- a CDS encoding site-specific integrase, with protein sequence MVKMFKRNNGKLYLEYEAYGKSVQKSTRLLDTPKNRTLINKEVIPALEARIISGEFAKEKPKTFSYYSEIYLKSKQHLKDYNKKKQHVTDINMFFGEMRIDKITRGDVKDWVQMRLDMGNSPKTVKNYLVNIRGTLHEAIDREIITQNVALNIKMPSHKPKEIEPFSSKEVQLLLSEADKFFKLYLSIGFYTGMRMGEIIGLQYDDFDFENKVIHVKRSIYKGKVTTPKTDGSIREIPLFDELMPYLSKQENSIWLFQGLDGSHLNTFGQHNYEGWAKLLRKCGLKYRKPGSTRHTFIVSLLKNSDLSILEIAQMAGHMTTQMIIKHYGKYIKGEHLKVDRKLKLFTDKTADNRL encoded by the coding sequence ATGGTAAAAATGTTCAAGCGTAACAATGGTAAGCTTTACTTGGAATATGAAGCTTACGGCAAGTCAGTGCAAAAAAGTACACGCCTGCTAGATACGCCAAAAAATAGAACATTGATCAACAAAGAGGTGATCCCCGCACTTGAAGCAAGGATCATATCAGGTGAATTTGCAAAAGAGAAGCCTAAAACCTTTTCTTATTACAGTGAGATCTATCTCAAAAGCAAACAGCACTTGAAAGATTATAACAAAAAAAAGCAGCATGTTACCGACATAAACATGTTTTTCGGTGAAATGCGCATTGACAAAATTACACGCGGAGATGTCAAAGACTGGGTACAGATGAGACTGGATATGGGCAATTCACCCAAAACAGTTAAAAACTATTTAGTCAACATTAGAGGTACACTCCACGAAGCAATAGATAGAGAGATCATCACACAAAATGTTGCATTAAACATTAAGATGCCCTCACATAAACCAAAAGAGATAGAACCTTTTTCTAGTAAAGAGGTTCAACTTCTGTTAAGTGAAGCAGACAAGTTCTTTAAATTATACCTTTCGATTGGTTTTTATACTGGTATGCGTATGGGTGAGATCATAGGACTACAGTATGATGACTTTGACTTTGAGAACAAGGTCATACATGTGAAACGTTCTATTTACAAAGGGAAAGTAACTACCCCAAAAACAGATGGAAGCATTAGAGAAATACCGTTGTTTGATGAACTCATGCCGTATCTTAGTAAACAAGAAAACTCAATATGGCTATTCCAAGGGCTAGATGGTTCACATCTAAATACTTTTGGACAACATAATTATGAGGGTTGGGCTAAACTACTCAGGAAATGTGGTCTAAAATATAGAAAGCCTGGTAGTACTCGGCATACGTTTATCGTATCGTTGTTGAAGAACAGTGATCTCAGTATACTGGAGATTGCTCAAATGGCCGGACATATGACGACCCAAATGATCATTAAGCATTACGGGAAGTATATTAAAGGTGAACATCTGAAAGTAGATAGGAAATTAAAACTGTTTACTGACAAAACCGCTGACAATAGGCTGTAA